TGTAGCCAATGGAATGTCGTCGCGTTGTTGagataattatttgatgtatGTCCTAGTTTATTGTATCAATTGATCTCATTTGAACTCGACATTTGTACATTATAGCACTGGAGTTTTAGTTCAAGTGAAAGTATATTGGTTTATATcttaaaactcgtagtttgtaaatgttaaacaattttttattattcaataacaTTGTTATTGAGGTATTATTTAGAATAAATGTGATTTGCTCATTATAATTAtgaattcaataaactaaagtTTCTTGACTATAGTATAAACACAACTTTGAATAATGACATAAAAGTTGATCAAGTTTAAGTCGATTGTATAAATGGTTTATACATAAATACTGATAGGTTTGAGCATTTTATCTAGGGATGCTATAGATATGtttcactttgtatttgatacagaCAACGTGATTCTAGATCGcttatgtagagacatgtgAGTGGGGGTGTTTTAAGCaaagagtttgtataagaTCGAACcatgaaatattcatttttatgttacaacattgtttattgttttaaactaattatttcGAATTCAATGACTAAGGTAACTCGATCTTAATTCTTAGGTAATTGTGAACTCTTGTTTATTCAAGATTGTCCTTATATCTGTATAGATTAGAGCAACTCAATAGTGGTGGCTCAATAAGTCTCTCATTTCAGGAGTAAGATCGACTAaatagctgggaacatagggtatAAGACGAATTTCAATCTGACATGCTTCTAGGGTTAGTAGAGAAGGTTATTCCATCAAGTGTTGACTTCGAGACTTACGaacatttagaaattttagCAAAATTCTCTAACCATCGACATCCTCTTACACAGTCAAattgtgtatttatatatagccaaaaaatttacaaatccTATTTGCATATTGATTTGACCATTAACAATCACTAACTAGATTTGGTCGACAAATTTCTTGATGAACAACACACCAAGCATTTCACCAAAATTGGGATAATTCCACTCACTAACTAAGGTCTAAGTCAACCTCTAATTTTCAAgggtcaaaagtcaacatttttactaaaaataaaaaacttctTTCACTATCGATggactaatttaaaattaattaaatttcacttAATTTGAATCAATATGGTTGACCTAACTCGAATCCTTATTCAAATTCTCCATACTTCAATCCtatttaaataacatttttctctcaatttgtAATcgtaaattatatcaaatatcaTTAACAACtccattttaaacaatttgagCAAATCAAATTCCTCTATCACtatgttctaagtttaatttcACAACATGCTAGTAGAGAGATATAATAATGGACTCACAGATCATGAGCTTCAACAATTcgagattaactagctaaactttTTCAACCGAGTTAATAAACATTCATTAACTAAATGAGATTGTTCATTATAGTTTGTAGCTACACCCTTCTCACTGTAgaaatatttgtgtccatcTGATATAAGCAAAATAGTAAGTCAATTATTCACACAAATTTTTCGTAATCTTGGCTATGTCgatttaccattttaccccTAAGATTACATCTTTGTTTCTTAAGTCTCCACtgatcttttaaaaaacaattggtTTATGATCCAACCACTAAACGGAATCCCTCTCTGGCCAATGAGAAGACAAGGCCCCTTTGTTCATGATTTGAAGTCTGTACTTAAGAGAACAAATTACCTTCTAACCCTAAAAATGGGCAAGAGTGAATTTTGTCTTGCACTATACGTTCCTAGCTAATTCACTCGGTTTTATTTGTGCAATGGTAGGTATCTGGATCAGCATTGTTGAACTATCCTCACCTATACCGATTTAAGAATAATCTCGGATAAACAGAAATTCGTAATTAGAGGATTAAGGtcaagttacctaggtcatcaaagTCGAAATAGTCAATGTTAAACAAGTAACGGTGTTAGATTGAAAAAGTGACTATTTTATAGTCTGATCTTATACAATCTCTTTTCATAGAACACACCACTCGCATGTCTCCATATGTGCGTCTCGGTACCATTTCGCTTGTATGAAGTAAAAAGTGGGTCATATTCATAGTATCCTTAGAATAAGGTGCACAATTGTATTCATGTACTATAGACCGTTTAAACTATTACTCAAACTTAATCCACGTTTATATcactacataaagttcaagtaaTCATACAGGGTAGTCAAAGAACCttgtttattggattttgaatCAACTTTCTTATTCAATAACAACTTATTGAACAATAGTTCAAATTAacttcacaaaaaaaatataatagtttaaCATTCACACATCATTCAGTTCTAGAACATAAAACTCAACATCTATAACTATCTTATTCATATACATCCTCAAGTTTTAACATTAAAGCATTATAACTTGAACTTATAACAATAAAGATTGCAATCCTCATTCatcatctaaaaaaatattaaaagaacaaTCATTACTATTcatttttaggttaaattattgaaaataaagttcCAATACTAATCTTCAATAGTTGCTACTACTAGAAACATATAAAAGGCAGACAAATTATCAAAGTATAAAATGGCAAATGACTTAAATGTAGAAAGTTGaatcaattttcattaatagcgcattataatttcaaacttttattccaataaaaaaaagacttttaCTACTTGTCATTacacataaaaataatttaccgACCTGATAGAAAGTGATAGAATATTGTCAATTTCTATTATACATATacactatatattattgtttatttgtaCATTTTGACAAGAGGTATagataaaaaatctaaaatgaaCTCATATGTATAATGAAAcgaacatatatttttaatataaatttcatcatTGATTTTACATCTTCATtcttttgactatttttttttttaaatttcatgttGGGAtcgtaaataatttgtcaaattcttttatttttaaaaattccacTAATTACAACataccaaaattatataaatcaaaataattaaaaaaaaagaataaagagagTTAACTTTTTAATGGCGGTCAATTTTGCAAAGAGCAGCAACCAACAAACCTTCTTCATTCTTGATTCTTGAAGCTCTCGTTAATGGCGTTTCAAGTCCGAATGATGATCGGCCTCCGTCTCCATGTCGCTATCCTCATGATTTCCCTCCTCCTAACCAAAACCTCCTTCGTCTCTTCCATTCCTACGCAAGAGCTCGACGCAATGCTCTCCGTTGTCAGAGCTCAAGGCTACAATCTCTTCTCCAATGCCATAACCACTTCCGACCTCTATCTCGATCTCCTTACCGCCGCCCCCAACGCCTCCTTCACCCTCTTCGCCCCTACCGACTCCTCTCTTTTCGCTATCGCCATGACTCAGTCCGCCTCCGCCTACACCGCCACTCTCCGCTACCACTGCCTCCCTCGCCGCTTCTCTCTTTTCGATCTCAACCGCCTCCCTTCCCAGGTTCCAATCCAGACTCTTCTTCCCTCACAGTATGTTTCTCTCACTCGCCGCCTTCGCGGATCAAGTTCCGACGCCATTTTCGTCAACGGTGTTAACATTGTTCTCCCTGGATTGTACTACAGCCGTCACGTTGCGGTCCATGGCTTAGAAGGAATTCTCAGTCTGCATTCTCAGATCCAATTTCCCTACTATTCTCTTCCTCCTCTTTCGCCGTTTCTCCCTAGCGCTCCCAGTAGTTTTCCGCCTAAAGAGAACAGAGATTTCACAGGTCCGGCCGCTGATCGTTCAATCGGCATCTCCTCTGTATTTCCACCGCTTAGTCCGAGCAATTCTTTGAACAAAACTATTGATCTTCCATTTAATCATACATTTCTTGGTCCTTCACCGGAACGATCCAATTTCCAATTCGAGCCGCCGGTAACTTCCTCTGTTTCGCCATCGACGATCAGTCCAATACTTCCGCCGGCCGTTTCTAATGAAGTAACTCCGTCGACGCCATTGACGAGCACCTCAGCAGCGTGGATGATGAAACCAGAAGACGGTTTGAACGGGGAAACAGTGGATGAGTATGATCCATCGAATTGGATGGCATTCGGATTCACggaagaaaattcaaaaaacgTTGATGTTGAAGATAGTCATCCTCGTCCAAATGTACTGTAGCAGCGTCTTTGCATTCTTCTGGATTTGAAGCAGGTATTGATTCTTTCTTGTAATTTCTTCCATTGATGGCTTTAAATTGCAGATGAACTTCATTTTTGATTCATACAAATTAACTCGTATGGAAAAATTTTGTGCATTTGATCTGAGTTTCGTTTTGAAGAATGGAATCACGAGTTTTCACTATTGgtcttttccttttgttcttttctatTAGAATGGTAAAAGCACTTATTGTTGCCTTTTCAAGTATCACACTATTACTTGTTAAACTTTCTCTCATAACTAACTATATTGTTACTacattaattcaattcaattcctATTGTAGCAATTTTGTTTGTCACCTTAATACCTTTTGAAttctaattagtttatatatacatttgaaaacaaatttaattaaagttttaacCATAGGgtttttcacaaaatttattacaattttcaaatagtaaatattttgtcgattttttttaaataatatttttttcattaaaatctGATATGTTGTGAGTAAattgttctatttttgttatctaatcatttttagataaaaaataatagtggtaaatattataattaaatatagcactatatttttaaaatattacaaatagagaaaaatttgttgaagtttataaattataaaagtctatcattgattaTGTTGTATATATTGCTTTATCATtgatatgtaatttttttttaaccgtCAGTGtgtaatttattgttattccTAACGTTGTTATCGTTGTAAGAAGCCATTGAATAAATATAGCTTAGTTATTAAATCTAGTTTAACACTTGATGTGTGGTACATGTATATTtggttttaaataattttaatggtACAAAGGGACTtactaaatttattaatttacttgatacgttttttaattttaggaatttattagatatacaAACTCGATAAAATTtcactaaaaaatttaaagagtgaagttgtaatttaatctaatgtttgaatttcaaattgagaattttgatttcttgaatattgattttaaatatttcccatttgaataacttttttaatttaaaaaattaaccatAAAGTCGacacattaaaaatattttaaaactaatgaagaattttttttttttgttagtagTAAAAACTAATTCGTTTATATaccttaatttaaataaatttaataaattacaatCTTAAAATTGATCAAACAAACGCAAGAAATTTCAGTCAATTATATTATGTCACCtaatgattataatttgattaaatttttggtagttaaagttttttcatattcaatcCAATGCAAGCTCGTAATGAAAATTTGGCCAAACAAGGGATTCGAACCTATCAAGAAAATGAGGCTAAGTTCAAGTCCTAATCCAACAGATAAATGGGTTCAATCTCAAGTCCAACAAGCAAATGAACCCAAGCTCAAGTCCAACGAGCAAATGAGCCTAAATCCAAGTCCACCTAAAACTCatgaaatttttctataaatagatatttttgtcattcatttaAGGAAAAACTGGGTTGAAGAAAGAATTGGAGCTCTGAAGTACtgttatgaaaaattgaatattcaaaCCTCTAAAGTTCGTATCAACCTCGAGATCAACATcttctaaaaaattgaagactTAGAAGATCAAATTTTCCTTGGATTTCAGAAGATCGAAATTCAAATCGATttgcaactacaacatccTAAAGACCGAAGATTAAgaaattctaagttttaacttgtattcaagaaaaagcatcaaatgagtaaatattaGAGATTGTATCCGCTATATCAATCAATACACAATGCTCAATTCCACGAACTACATTTCTTCGAAATCGCGTGTGAACAATCATAACCCAAAATTCTTAGCTTTTGTAGATTGGGTgacataaataaatgaaatttaagaaaaaaataaaataaaatgtatagcacattaaaataattgtatatgtaacacaaattaataaataactaaaatagtCACGTGCatccaacattttgaaatcttCTTTCAAAGTTTCTCAAATTAGAAGCTAATATTGATAGCAACTATTATAGATATCTTCTCTCACTCCTAGAtgctattattgatataactACCATCATTGAATCAACCAAAATTCATACTAAACTCAAAGAAGACATATTCATCTTAGCGGTTCgcataaattcttttgaatcCATTAAGCTTATAGGTACATGTTGTAACATTCAAAAGCAAGAAAACTCTCCATCTTGATAACGATTAGTTAATTGGATTCaaat
This DNA window, taken from Cucumis sativus cultivar 9930 chromosome 6, Cucumber_9930_V3, whole genome shotgun sequence, encodes the following:
- the LOC105435867 gene encoding uncharacterized protein LOC105435867, which translates into the protein MAFQVRMMIGLRLHVAILMISLLLTKTSFVSSIPTQELDAMLSVVRAQGYNLFSNAITTSDLYLDLLTAAPNASFTLFAPTDSSLFAIAMTQSASAYTATLRYHCLPRRFSLFDLNRLPSQVPIQTLLPSQYVSLTRRLRGSSSDAIFVNGVNIVLPGLYYSRHVAVHGLEGILSLHSQIQFPYYSLPPLSPFLPSAPSSFPPKENRDFTGPAADRSIGISSVFPPLSPSNSLNKTIDLPFNHTFLGPSPERSNFQFEPPVTSSVSPSTISPILPPAVSNEVTPSTPLTSTSAAWMMKPEDGLNGETVDEYDPSNWMAFGFTEENSKNVDVEDSHPRPNVL